A region from the Vicia villosa cultivar HV-30 ecotype Madison, WI linkage group LG3, Vvil1.0, whole genome shotgun sequence genome encodes:
- the LOC131659494 gene encoding uncharacterized protein LOC131659494, with translation MAVSAEEVREAFVDNFGKKFVEVDERRPCLEGIQVNRIKGEDMVDIKKPFKESEIREFIWSCGEDKSPGPDGYTFLFIKKCWDIIKEDFVNFFETFLLRSICLVGCMYKAVAKLLAGRLKGVLDSIVSPCQSAFLPGRQSLDGFLVDNEVVDYARKEGKIVCFSRLNLRRPMIE, from the exons ATGGCGGTTTCAGCGGAGGAGGTGAGGGAGGCGTTTGTCGATAATTTTGGTAAGAAATTTGTAGAAGTAGATGAGAGGAGACCTTGTTTGGAAGGAATTCAAGTTAATAGAATTAAAGGGGAGGATATGGTAGACATTAAAAAACCTTTTAAGGAAAGTGAGATTAGGGAATTTATTTGGAGTTGTGGGGAAGATAAAAGTCCAGGGCCGGATGGATATACTTTTCTCTTTATTAAGAAGTGTTGGGATATTATTAAAGAggattttgtgaatttttttgagACTTTTTTACTCCG ATCCATTTGCTTGGTGGGTTGTATGTATAAGGCGGTTGCCAAACTCTTGGCGGGGAGATTAAAAGGAGTGTTAGATTCGATTGTTTCTCCGTGTCAAAGTGCTTTTTTGCCTGGAAGACAATCATTGGATGGATTTTTAGTGGATAACGAAGTGGTGGATTATGCTAGAAAGGAGGGAAAAATTGTTTGCTTTTCAAGGTTGAATTTGAGAAGGCCTATGATAGAGTGA
- the LOC131659493 gene encoding uncharacterized protein LOC131659493 has product MGMSGGLITFWKVGGVKVLSSFKGEGYLGIKVVWKGDLYYLVNIYSLCDFVKKKRMWEILLDLKEKLNDGEWIMGGDFNVIKNRRERKGRSTIVHYKDLDSFSEFIQKSASVDIPCKGKMFSWYSGDEKSMSRIDRFLVFDNVVSRWGVVGQLIEDRDISDHSPVWIVSDVTNWGPKPFKFNNEWFSLESFMPFGENEWKKIKLEGRGDFVLKEKLRLFKDKLRRWNKEVFGRIDLEVEEGVRDLNLADAHLEMEDGILFSDTLERRKEASSHIWRNMRLKENMLLQKSRLKWIKEGDDNSSFFSQGVKKKK; this is encoded by the coding sequence ATGGGTATGTCGGGTGGTCTAATTACATTTTGGAAGGTTGGTGGAGTGAAAGTTCTTAGTAGTTTTAAGGGTGAAGGGTATTTGGGCATTAAAGTAGTTTGGAAGGGGGATTTGTATTACTTGGTCAACATATACTCCTTGTGTGATTTTGTCAAGAAAAAGAGGATGTGGGAGATTTTGTTGGATTTGAAAGAAAAACTAAATGATGGAGAGTGGATTATGGGAGGGGATTTCAATGTTATTAAGAATAGGAGGGAGAGGAAGGGAAGGTCGACGATTGTTCATTATAAGGATTTGGATTCTTTCTCGGAATTTATTCAAAAAAGTGCTTCGGTGGATATCCCGTGCAAAGGAAAGATGTTCTCTTGGTATAGTGGTGATGAGAAGTCTATGAGTAGAATTGATCGTTTCCTTGTATTCGATAATGTGGTTAGTAGATGGGGTGTTGTAGGTCAATTGATTGAAGATAGAGATATTTCGGATCATAGCCCGGTGTGGATTGTGTCGGATGTTACTAATTGGGGCCCTAAACCTTTTAAATTCAACAACGAATGGTTTTCCCTTGAATCTTTTATGCCTTTTGGGGAAAATGAATGGAAGAAGATAAAATTAGAAGGGAGAGGAGATTTTGTTCTAAAAGAAAAGCTTAGGCTCTTTAAGGATAAATTAAGGAGGTGGAATAAGGAGGTTTTTGGGAGGATTGATTTGGAGGTGGAAGAGGGGGTGAGAGACCTAAACTTGGCCGACGCTCATTTAGAGATGGAGGATGGAATTTTGTTTTCGGACACTTTGGAGAGGAGGAAAGAGGCATCTAGTCACATATGGAGGAATATGAGGTTAAAAGAGAACATGCTCCTTCAAAAATCTAGATTAAAGTGGATAAAAGAGGGAGATGATAATAGTAGTTTTTTTTCACAAGGTGTTAAAAAGAAAAAGTAG